One genomic segment of Fusobacterium mortiferum ATCC 9817 includes these proteins:
- a CDS encoding IS1182 family transposase gives MKNPINNNTYFNLIQPKIFNLLQYHISEDDPVRKLSAILVDMDFTKLLKVFSYKTKVHPVRMFAIILYAYSRGIYSTRDIENACLENIKFRFLLQDSTLPDHSTISRFLNKIEHLLPDLFEQFIKKIFKMEDISTDNIYIDGTKIEAYANRYSFVWKKSVKNYWNKLNDKIQALVLDFNQEFNSNLSSFFEIYHYLENLNINFVHGRGKRKSKEQKYFELCAEYLERYEKYSKHFQNLKERNSYSKTDIDATFMRMKDDYMRNGQLKPGYNLQIGVVSEYICAYDIFSNPSDSKTLIPFLEKIKLLDLNIKNIVADAGYESIDNYEYLEKLGYTSYIKPIYFEKLKTRKFKKDLNKVENLIYDYEENKLFRKDGLELKFLYSSKNGKRQYFFNPETQKTIGYNVKFRMLSKKSQENISSAYGKCLRMNRSIQVEGAFAVLKENMKLRKLKVRGKNRVLREICLFCLGYNLNRLIQRGKTNKKGTTLHPLKRA, from the coding sequence ATGAAAAACCCAATTAATAATAACACGTATTTTAATTTAATTCAACCTAAAATTTTTAATCTTTTACAATATCATATTTCTGAGGATGACCCTGTAAGAAAACTTAGCGCCATTTTGGTGGATATGGATTTTACTAAACTTTTGAAAGTATTTTCTTACAAAACTAAGGTACATCCTGTTAGAATGTTTGCTATCATTCTTTATGCTTATTCTAGAGGTATTTATTCTACTCGTGATATTGAAAATGCTTGTCTAGAAAATATTAAGTTTAGATTTCTTTTACAAGATTCTACTCTTCCTGATCATTCTACTATTTCTAGATTTTTGAATAAAATTGAGCATTTACTTCCTGATCTATTTGAACAATTTATTAAAAAAATTTTTAAAATGGAAGATATCTCTACTGATAATATTTACATTGATGGTACTAAAATTGAAGCCTATGCTAATAGATATTCTTTCGTTTGGAAAAAATCTGTCAAAAATTATTGGAATAAACTTAATGATAAAATTCAAGCTCTTGTTCTTGATTTCAATCAAGAATTTAATTCTAATTTATCTTCTTTTTTTGAAATTTATCATTATCTTGAAAATTTAAATATTAATTTTGTTCATGGACGTGGAAAACGAAAATCAAAAGAACAAAAATATTTTGAACTATGCGCTGAATATTTAGAAAGATATGAAAAATATTCAAAACATTTTCAAAATTTAAAAGAGAGAAACAGCTATTCAAAAACAGATATAGATGCTACTTTTATGAGAATGAAAGATGACTACATGAGAAATGGACAATTAAAACCAGGATATAATCTGCAAATTGGAGTTGTAAGTGAATATATTTGTGCTTATGATATTTTTTCAAATCCTTCTGATTCAAAAACTCTAATTCCTTTTTTGGAAAAAATCAAATTACTAGATTTAAATATTAAAAATATAGTAGCTGATGCTGGCTATGAAAGTATAGACAATTATGAATATTTAGAAAAACTAGGATATACTTCATACATAAAGCCAATATATTTTGAAAAATTAAAAACTAGAAAATTTAAAAAAGATTTAAATAAAGTTGAAAATTTAATATATGACTATGAAGAAAACAAACTTTTTAGAAAAGATGGTTTAGAATTAAAATTTCTTTATTCAAGTAAAAATGGGAAAAGACAATATTTTTTTAATCCAGAAACACAAAAGACAATAGGTTACAATGTAAAGTTTAGAATGTTATCTAAAAAATCTCAAGAAAATATATCAAGCGCTTATGGCAAATGTTTAAGAATGAATAGAAGTATTCAAGTAGAGGGAGCATTTGCAGTTTTAAAAGAAAATATGAAATTAAGAAAATTAAAAGTTCGAGGAAAAAATAGAGTATTAAGAGAAATTTGCTTATTTTGTCTAGGGTATAATTTAAATCGCTTAATCCAAAGAGGAAAAACTAATAAAAAAGGAACAACACTTCATCCTTTAAAAAGGGCGTAA
- the hcp gene encoding hydroxylamine reductase: protein MCNNKMFCYQCQETAQGKGCTVIGVCGKTAKTAKLQDLLIYTTKGVALYSSILRKEGKVSQEINRYLINSLFITITNANFDDNAIIEEIRKGIKIRKELELSLNEENKKEVEKFSHLVNWQAETDEEIVEFSNEKKVGILRTENEDVKSLRELLIYGLKGMSAYAEHAMNLGKTQDEIFAFIEKGLLATEDDSLTGEELTALVLECGSYGVKVMALLDEANTSAFGNPVITKVNIGVGTRPGILISGHDLNDLKQLLEQSVDSGVDIYTHSEMLPGHYYPELKKYPHFFGNYGNAWWKQKEEFEKFNGPIVFTTNCIVPPSAEASYKDRVFTTNAAGYPGWKKVKVNEDGTKDFSEIIELAKTCQAPTELEKGEIVGGFAHNQVLSLADTVIENIKSGAIRKFVVMAGCDGRMVSRNYYTEFAEKLPKDTIILTAGCAKYKYNKLNLGDINGIPRVLDAGQCNDSYSLAVIALKLKEVFGLNDVNELPIVYNIAWYEQKAVIVLLALLYLGVKNIHLGPTLPAFLSPNVAKVLVENFGIGGITTVDEDLKKFDLV from the coding sequence ATGTGTAATAATAAAATGTTTTGTTACCAATGTCAAGAAACAGCTCAAGGAAAAGGATGTACAGTAATAGGAGTTTGTGGAAAAACAGCAAAGACAGCAAAATTACAAGATCTATTAATATATACAACAAAGGGAGTAGCTCTTTATAGCTCAATTCTTAGAAAAGAGGGAAAAGTATCACAAGAGATAAATAGATACTTAATCAATTCTCTATTTATAACAATTACAAACGCTAACTTTGATGATAATGCTATAATCGAAGAGATAAGAAAAGGAATAAAAATTAGAAAAGAGTTAGAGTTATCATTAAATGAAGAAAATAAAAAAGAGGTAGAAAAGTTTTCTCATTTAGTAAATTGGCAAGCAGAAACTGATGAGGAGATAGTAGAGTTTTCTAATGAGAAAAAAGTAGGAATATTAAGAACAGAAAATGAAGATGTAAAATCTCTTAGAGAGTTATTAATCTATGGATTAAAAGGAATGAGTGCTTATGCTGAGCATGCTATGAATTTAGGAAAAACTCAAGATGAGATATTTGCTTTTATAGAAAAGGGGTTATTAGCAACTGAAGATGATTCTCTAACAGGAGAAGAGTTAACAGCACTTGTATTAGAGTGTGGAAGCTATGGAGTAAAAGTTATGGCTCTATTAGATGAAGCAAATACTTCTGCTTTTGGAAATCCAGTAATTACAAAAGTAAATATAGGAGTAGGGACAAGACCAGGAATATTAATATCTGGACATGATTTAAATGATTTAAAACAATTACTAGAGCAAAGTGTAGATAGTGGAGTAGATATCTATACTCACTCTGAGATGTTACCAGGACATTACTATCCAGAGTTAAAAAAATATCCTCATTTCTTTGGAAATTATGGAAATGCTTGGTGGAAACAAAAAGAGGAGTTTGAAAAATTTAATGGTCCAATAGTATTTACAACTAACTGTATAGTTCCTCCATCAGCAGAAGCAAGTTACAAAGATAGAGTATTTACAACTAATGCTGCTGGATATCCAGGATGGAAAAAAGTAAAAGTAAATGAAGATGGAACAAAAGATTTTTCTGAAATAATAGAGTTAGCAAAAACTTGTCAAGCTCCTACTGAATTAGAAAAAGGAGAGATAGTTGGAGGATTTGCTCACAATCAAGTTCTATCTTTAGCAGATACTGTTATAGAGAATATAAAATCTGGAGCAATTAGAAAATTTGTAGTAATGGCTGGTTGTGATGGTAGAATGGTAAGTAGAAATTACTACACAGAGTTTGCTGAGAAATTACCAAAGGATACAATAATTTTAACAGCTGGTTGTGCTAAATATAAGTATAATAAACTAAATTTAGGAGATATAAATGGAATTCCAAGAGTATTAGATGCTGGACAATGTAATGACTCTTACTCATTAGCTGTGATAGCTCTAAAATTAAAAGAGGTATTTGGATTGAATGATGTAAATGAATTACCAATAGTATATAATATAGCTTGGTATGAACAAAAAGCTGTAATAGTTTTACTAGCTCTATTATACTTAGGAGTAAAAAATATTCACTTAGGACCAACTTTACCAGCTTTCCTATCACCAAATGTAGCCAAAGTTTTAGTAGAAAATTTTGGAATAGGTGGAATTACTACTGTAGATGAAGATTTAAAAAAGTTTGATTTAGTATAA
- a CDS encoding flavocytochrome c, producing the protein MKKRLICMISALSLLFTTTYGATVEGIGSGYKGDIKVKVTYEGNEITNVEVVEHEETNFTKKAMKQITKDIVAAQSTEVDNVAGATYTCEGIKEAVDAAVAAAGITLKAKTPAKAEEVVVADTTTDVVVVGGGGAGLTAAISAKEKGVNVILLEKMAMLGGNTNYATAGINAAESKLQEKLGVEDSAELFYQDTLKGGKNKNNPELLKTMTENSGEIITWLVDRGADLTEVTYTGGQSVKRIHRPTGGKAVGPMIVAALSETAEKQGIDIRTESTVKELLKEGDRVVGVKVEHKGKTYTIKAKAVVMATGGFGANPAMVEKYKPELKGFGSTNSPAITGEGITMVESVGGALVDMTEIQTHPTVVHNNTAMITEAVRGEGAILVNRDGKRFINELETRDVVSKAELEQEGKSAFLVFDETVREKLGAINGYINKGYAISGNGLEELAKKVGINGKNLVATMKQYNEYVKAGKDTEFNKNILPRELIKAPYYAIEVSPAVHHTMGGVSINTSAEVLTADGKVIKGLYAAGEITGGVHGANRIGGNAMTDITVFGKIAGESAAEYSKVTK; encoded by the coding sequence ATGAAAAAAAGACTGATATGCATGATATCTGCATTATCTCTTCTTTTTACAACAACTTATGGAGCTACTGTTGAAGGTATTGGTAGCGGATATAAAGGGGATATTAAAGTAAAAGTTACTTATGAGGGGAATGAAATTACTAATGTAGAAGTAGTAGAACATGAAGAAACTAACTTTACTAAAAAGGCAATGAAACAAATAACTAAAGACATAGTTGCCGCTCAAAGTACAGAAGTTGACAATGTAGCTGGAGCAACATATACTTGTGAAGGAATAAAAGAGGCTGTAGATGCTGCTGTGGCTGCTGCTGGAATCACTTTAAAAGCTAAGACTCCAGCTAAAGCTGAAGAGGTAGTAGTAGCTGACACAACAACAGATGTAGTAGTAGTAGGTGGGGGAGGAGCTGGACTTACAGCTGCTATCTCTGCTAAAGAAAAGGGAGTAAATGTAATACTTCTTGAAAAGATGGCTATGTTAGGAGGAAATACTAACTACGCAACTGCTGGAATCAATGCTGCTGAATCAAAATTACAAGAGAAATTAGGAGTAGAGGATAGTGCTGAATTATTCTATCAAGATACTTTAAAAGGTGGAAAAAATAAAAATAATCCTGAATTATTAAAAACTATGACAGAGAATTCTGGAGAGATAATCACTTGGTTAGTAGATAGAGGAGCTGATTTAACAGAGGTTACTTATACAGGAGGACAAAGTGTAAAAAGAATCCATAGACCAACTGGTGGAAAAGCTGTAGGACCTATGATAGTTGCTGCTCTTTCTGAAACAGCTGAAAAACAAGGAATAGATATTAGAACTGAAAGCACAGTAAAAGAGTTACTAAAAGAGGGAGATAGAGTAGTAGGAGTTAAAGTAGAACACAAAGGAAAAACTTATACTATCAAAGCTAAGGCAGTGGTAATGGCAACTGGAGGATTTGGAGCTAACCCTGCAATGGTAGAAAAATATAAGCCTGAATTAAAAGGATTTGGTTCAACAAATAGCCCTGCTATCACTGGAGAGGGAATTACTATGGTTGAATCTGTTGGTGGAGCACTAGTAGATATGACTGAAATCCAAACTCACCCTACTGTTGTACACAACAATACAGCTATGATAACTGAGGCTGTAAGAGGAGAGGGAGCTATCCTTGTAAATAGAGATGGTAAGAGATTTATTAATGAATTAGAGACTAGAGACGTTGTTTCTAAAGCTGAATTAGAGCAAGAAGGAAAGAGTGCTTTCTTAGTATTTGATGAGACAGTAAGAGAAAAACTTGGAGCTATCAATGGATATATCAATAAAGGATATGCTATCTCTGGAAATGGTTTAGAAGAATTAGCTAAAAAAGTTGGAATCAACGGAAAAAATCTTGTTGCAACTATGAAACAATACAATGAATATGTAAAAGCTGGAAAAGATACTGAGTTTAATAAAAACATCCTACCTAGAGAGCTAATAAAAGCTCCTTACTATGCTATTGAGGTTTCACCTGCTGTGCACCATACAATGGGAGGAGTTTCTATCAATACTTCTGCTGAAGTTTTAACAGCTGATGGAAAAGTAATAAAAGGATTATATGCAGCTGGAGAAATCACTGGTGGAGTACATGGAGCAAATAGAATAGGTGGAAACGCTATGACAGATATAACTGTATTTGGAAAAATAGCTGGAGAAAGTGCAGCCGAATATTCTAAAGTAACAAAATAA
- a CDS encoding branched-chain amino acid transporter permease, translating into MENLTYIILVIFIAAIVTWLTRAIPFLIFGNRELPEKVKYLGGVLPPAIMIILVVYCLRNINFKNINSFLPELIACIVVIISPKLKLNMYMTIILSTFCYMLLIRII; encoded by the coding sequence ATGGAAAATTTAACATATATAATCTTAGTAATTTTCATAGCAGCTATTGTAACTTGGCTCACTAGAGCAATCCCTTTTCTAATCTTTGGAAATAGAGAGTTACCAGAAAAAGTAAAATATCTAGGTGGAGTTCTCCCACCTGCTATTATGATTATTTTAGTAGTTTATTGCCTACGTAATATAAATTTTAAAAATATCAATAGTTTTCTTCCAGAGTTAATAGCTTGTATAGTTGTTATAATCTCACCTAAATTAAAATTAAATATGTATATGACAATTATTCTAAGTACTTTTTGTTATATGCTTTTAATTCGTATAATTTAA
- a CDS encoding AzlC family ABC transporter permease, with protein MKEFNFAIKQTFPIFFTYLFIGIAFGILMGDAGYPPFLSLVAGFFIYAGSLQIVMVSLLQAHAPLITVAIMSFFINARHIFYGVAFIEKFRKMGWKYPYMVLTLTDETYSILCSVKYEENLDREKVDFYISFVNHMYWIFGCILGSYLGNFIPWDMRGIDFSATAFFLYIVVSQWKNCKSKIPALTGLFSSLFFYIILGADRFLIPALSLTVVILTILKEKIGVE; from the coding sequence ATGAAAGAGTTTAATTTTGCTATCAAACAAACCTTTCCTATATTTTTTACTTATCTTTTTATAGGAATAGCTTTTGGAATTTTGATGGGAGATGCTGGTTATCCACCTTTTCTATCACTTGTAGCTGGATTTTTTATCTATGCTGGTTCATTACAAATAGTTATGGTTTCTCTGTTACAAGCTCATGCTCCGCTTATTACAGTAGCTATTATGAGTTTTTTTATCAATGCTCGTCATATTTTTTATGGGGTAGCTTTCATAGAAAAATTTCGTAAAATGGGTTGGAAATATCCATATATGGTTTTAACCTTAACTGATGAAACATACTCTATTCTTTGTTCTGTAAAGTATGAAGAAAATTTAGATAGAGAAAAAGTAGATTTCTATATCTCATTTGTAAATCACATGTATTGGATTTTTGGTTGTATATTAGGAAGTTATTTAGGGAATTTTATTCCTTGGGATATGAGAGGAATTGATTTTTCAGCAACAGCTTTTTTCCTATATATAGTTGTTAGTCAATGGAAGAATTGTAAAAGTAAAATCCCTGCTCTCACTGGATTATTTTCCTCTCTCTTCTTCTACATTATTTTAGGAGCAGATAGGTTTTTAATCCCAGCTTTATCTCTGACAGTAGTTATTTTGACAATTTTAAAAGAAAAAATTGGAGTGGAGTAA
- a CDS encoding zinc ribbon domain-containing protein YjdM has product MSLPNCPKCNSEYVYEDGNLLICPECAYEWTLESESEEEETKVIKDANGNILQDGDTVTVIKDLKVKGSSLVVKIGTKVKNIRLVDGDHDIDCKIDGIGAMKLKSEFVKKI; this is encoded by the coding sequence ATGTCATTACCAAATTGTCCAAAATGTAATTCTGAATATGTATATGAAGATGGAAACTTATTAATTTGTCCAGAATGTGCTTATGAATGGACTTTAGAAAGTGAATCAGAAGAGGAAGAAACAAAAGTTATAAAAGATGCCAATGGAAATATCTTACAAGATGGAGATACAGTTACTGTAATAAAAGATTTAAAAGTTAAGGGTAGCTCTCTTGTTGTAAAAATAGGTACTAAGGTAAAAAATATTCGACTTGTAGATGGTGATCATGACATTGATTGCAAAATTGATGGAATTGGAGCTATGAAATTAAAATCTGAATTTGTTAAAAAAATTTAA
- a CDS encoding DMT family transporter: MIIKEKENQIAALIYILFMGFGYPLIRYISTIFQTVNTNALMFLAGGLLFISVSSFKFKSELLKLKNNFRLFPRLILIAFLTAGNMYCFVGGLSKTSALAGSIFGILSMPFSVIIAGIIFLDEREKIKELHFIFGGIIALLGSFIFVLNGANKSSSSSDFLTGILLLAGTVIIQAIQSFVVKDTAKHIHSMVISSCSSILTSILFFTISIFSGNITELLSASADKIVIVLLTGMYSIFVGMVMTFFIIQKQGVVVLNVLKLTIPPATAIIGYLFLHEKISLIQGLGAALVLVGCIVALRRKK; this comes from the coding sequence ATGATTATAAAAGAGAAAGAAAATCAAATAGCAGCTTTAATCTACATTCTTTTTATGGGATTTGGTTATCCGCTCATTCGTTATATAAGCACAATTTTTCAAACAGTTAATACTAATGCTCTTATGTTTTTAGCTGGAGGATTACTTTTTATATCTGTTTCAAGTTTTAAATTTAAATCTGAACTTTTGAAATTGAAAAATAATTTTAGATTATTTCCAAGACTTATACTTATAGCTTTTCTTACAGCAGGAAATATGTATTGTTTTGTAGGGGGACTTAGTAAAACTTCTGCTCTTGCTGGAAGTATATTTGGAATTTTAAGTATGCCTTTTTCTGTTATTATTGCTGGAATAATATTTTTAGATGAGAGAGAAAAAATAAAAGAGCTTCACTTTATTTTTGGTGGTATTATTGCTCTTTTAGGTTCATTTATCTTTGTTTTAAATGGAGCTAATAAAAGTTCATCTAGTTCAGATTTTTTAACAGGAATACTTCTCCTTGCTGGAACAGTAATCATACAAGCAATACAAAGTTTTGTGGTAAAAGATACAGCTAAACATATACACTCTATGGTTATCAGTAGTTGTTCATCTATATTGACAAGTATTCTATTTTTTACTATCTCCATTTTCAGTGGAAATATTACAGAGTTACTCTCTGCTTCTGCTGATAAAATTGTAATAGTTCTTCTTACAGGAATGTACTCAATATTTGTAGGAATGGTTATGACTTTCTTTATCATACAAAAACAGGGAGTAGTAGTTCTAAATGTTTTAAAACTTACTATCCCTCCTGCCACTGCTATTATAGGATATCTTTTCCTACATGAAAAAATTAGCTTAATTCAAGGATTAGGAGCTGCTCTTGTACTTGTAGGTTGTATTGTAGCTCTTAGAAGAAAGAAGTAA
- a CDS encoding sulfite exporter TauE/SafE family protein: protein MSYLEILGMIGLGLGCGLSKLGIPAALVFSPILASVYGGKASAGIIIIPVIVSDLIVMYLYRKDVEKKVLFKILPLTVLGIIVAVIFGNNISDEIFKKSMGIIILIIGTLTLLKSLKIDFSKLSFLFGFLGGIAAFIGNVSGPMMSIYLLNIKMDRDKFYGTRTWFYFIVNIIKATLYVLVLNNIHLETFKLTSVAIPFVFVGVFAGKYFVEKMNQNVFEKFILIVSLISGLKLIFF from the coding sequence ATGTCGTATTTAGAGATTTTAGGAATGATAGGATTGGGGCTTGGGTGTGGCCTAAGTAAATTAGGAATACCAGCTGCTTTAGTATTTTCTCCTATCTTAGCTAGTGTATATGGAGGAAAGGCATCTGCTGGAATAATTATTATTCCAGTTATTGTCTCTGACCTTATAGTTATGTATCTATATAGAAAAGATGTAGAAAAAAAAGTACTATTTAAAATACTTCCTCTTACAGTTTTAGGAATTATTGTAGCTGTTATCTTTGGTAACAATATCTCTGATGAGATTTTTAAAAAAAGTATGGGAATCATTATCTTAATTATAGGTACTCTCACTTTATTAAAAAGTCTTAAAATAGATTTTTCAAAATTAAGTTTTCTTTTTGGATTTTTAGGAGGAATAGCTGCTTTTATTGGAAATGTTTCTGGTCCAATGATGAGTATATATCTTCTTAATATTAAAATGGATAGAGATAAATTTTATGGTACAAGAACTTGGTTTTACTTTATAGTAAATATTATCAAGGCAACTTTATATGTTTTAGTTTTAAATAATATCCATCTTGAAACTTTTAAACTTACAAGTGTAGCTATCCCATTTGTTTTTGTGGGAGTTTTTGCTGGAAAATATTTTGTTGAAAAAATGAATCAAAATGTTTTTGAAAAATTTATTCTAATTGTTAGTTTAATAAGTGGTTTAAAATTAATATTTTTTTAA
- a CDS encoding hemolysin family protein, with the protein MSIGMRIFLIIILMGICMFLSISEISLASARKLKLQVMADEGSKNALKVMKIQRASGDFFTAVQIGTNAVSILAGIVGDGIAAPYIESFIQGYIPALSSNSKFIGEVISFLLITGFFIEFADLVPRRMAMVSPEKISTVIVAPMSVLIKIVKPLILIFNGTANFIFKLFGIPLVREESITYDDIFAMVDAGAEAGVVQKKEHSLIENIFELESRWVSSIMTTRDSIVYLTINEEEESIKDKIANNPHSKFLVCENDIDSILGYVSSKDILPKILNGEVEGLKNIKGIYNKNLLVIPNTLTLSEALDRFNEARDDFAIILNEYGLVVGLITLNDVVNTLMGDIVHQNFDEQIIARGEGSWLIDGATPVEDVKKVLDDIEKFPEEDTYETIAGFMMYMLKSIPKKGAVVDFENYTFEVVDVDRFKIDQLLVTRKNSTENIN; encoded by the coding sequence ATGAGTATAGGAATGAGAATTTTTTTGATAATAATATTGATGGGGATTTGTATGTTCCTCTCAATAAGTGAAATATCTCTCGCTTCTGCTAGAAAATTAAAATTACAAGTGATGGCAGATGAGGGAAGTAAAAACGCTTTAAAGGTAATGAAGATACAACGTGCATCTGGAGATTTTTTTACAGCTGTACAGATAGGGACAAATGCTGTATCTATATTAGCAGGTATAGTGGGAGATGGAATAGCAGCACCATATATAGAGAGTTTTATCCAAGGGTATATCCCAGCACTTTCATCAAATTCTAAATTTATAGGGGAAGTGATATCTTTTCTATTGATAACAGGATTTTTTATAGAGTTTGCAGATTTAGTGCCAAGACGTATGGCAATGGTATCACCAGAGAAAATATCCACAGTGATAGTTGCTCCTATGAGTGTATTGATAAAGATAGTAAAACCTCTTATCTTAATTTTTAATGGGACAGCAAATTTTATTTTTAAGCTTTTTGGAATTCCTTTGGTAAGAGAGGAGAGTATTACATATGATGATATTTTTGCTATGGTAGATGCTGGAGCAGAAGCAGGAGTAGTACAGAAAAAAGAACACTCACTTATAGAAAATATTTTTGAATTGGAGTCAAGATGGGTATCCTCTATAATGACAACTAGAGATAGTATAGTATATTTAACTATAAATGAGGAAGAGGAGAGTATAAAGGATAAAATAGCTAATAACCCTCACTCAAAATTTTTAGTTTGTGAAAATGATATAGATTCAATATTGGGATATGTAAGCTCTAAAGATATTTTACCTAAAATATTAAATGGGGAAGTAGAGGGATTAAAAAATATTAAAGGGATTTATAATAAAAATCTTTTAGTAATTCCAAATACTTTGACTTTATCAGAAGCCTTAGATAGATTTAACGAAGCAAGAGATGACTTTGCTATAATTTTAAATGAATATGGATTAGTAGTGGGATTGATTACTTTAAATGATGTAGTTAATACTCTTATGGGAGATATAGTACATCAAAATTTTGATGAACAGATAATAGCTAGAGGAGAGGGCTCTTGGCTTATAGATGGAGCTACTCCAGTAGAGGATGTAAAAAAAGTTTTAGATGATATAGAAAAATTTCCTGAAGAGGATACATATGAAACTATTGCAGGATTTATGATGTATATGTTGAAAAGTATACCTAAAAAAGGAGCTGTAGTAGATTTTGAAAATTATACATTTGAAGTGGTAGATGTAGATAGATTTAAGATAGACCAACTTTTAGTAACTAGAAAAAATAGTACAGAAAATATTAACTAA